A genomic segment from Malus domestica chromosome 05, GDT2T_hap1 encodes:
- the LOC103408954 gene encoding senescence-specific cysteine protease SAG12-like, protein MAFERNILIVAILITLGTLASQATSRTLYEDSIAAKHEQWMEEFGRVYQDSAEKERRFHIFKNNVEFVEKFNSEGKKTYKLSINQFSDMTHEEFLRHHTGYKKPTESTSSADASFTHKNLSLTDVPPSIDWREQDAVTPVKDQGNCGCCWAFSAVAAVEGITKIKTGQLISLSEQQLVDCDTSNFGCQGGDMAKAFAYIQQNGGIASEENYPYQGSDGTCDTNLGNEAAAKITNYARVTPNSETDLLKAVSMQPVSVAIAASQAFRLYSGGLFTDDSCGTELNHAVTIIGYGTTEDGTPYWLIKNSWAERWGDNGYMKILRNADAPEGVCGLAMQASYPIM, encoded by the exons ATGGCTTTTGAAAGAAACATTTTAATTGTTGCCATACTCATCACCTTGGGGACCTTGGCATCTCAAGCCACGTCCCGCACATTGTACGAAGATTCCATTGCTGCAAAACATGAGCAATGGATGGAAGAGTTTGGGCGCGTTTACCAGGACAGCGCAGAGAAGGAAAGGCGTTTCCACATATTCAAGAACAATGTGGAATTCGTGGAGAAATTCAACAGTGAAGGGAAGAAGACATACAAGCTAAGCATCAATCAATTTTCTGATATGACCCATGAAGAATTTCTCAGACATCATACTGGATACAAGAAGCCCACTGAATCAACCTCATCCGCAGATGCATCTTTTACGCACAAAAACCTAAGCCTGACGGATGTTCCCCCAAGCATTGACTGGAGGGAGCAAGATGCTGTTACTCCTGTAAAAGATCAAGGGAACTGTG GTTGTTGCTGGGCATTTTCTGCAGTGGCAGCAGTCGAAGGGATTACCAAAATCAAAACTGGCCAATTGATCTCACTGTCTGAGCAACAACTTGTGGACTGTGATACAAGTAACTTTGGCTGCCAAGGTGGTGACATGGCTAAAGCCTTTGCATACATTCAACAGAACGGAGGAATTGCCAGTGAAGAAAATTACCCATACCAGGGTTCGGATGGAACATGTGATACGAACCTGGGAAATGAGGCTGCTGCCAAGATAACTAATTATGCAAGGGTAACTCCCAACAGTGAAACCGATTTGCTCAAGGCTGTATCCATGCAACCAGTCTCCGTTGCCATCGCTGCCTCACAAGCCTTTCGGCTCTATTCCGGGGGCCTGTTCACTGATGATAGTTGTGGGACAGAATTGAACCACGCTGTTACCATCATTGGGTATGGGACAACTGAAGATGGCACCCCCTATTGGTTAATCAAGAACTCATGGGCCGAAAGGTGGGGTGATAATGGTTACATGAAGATTCTTAGAAACGCCGATGCCCCAGAAGGTGTTTGTGGCCTCGCTATGCAAGCTTCCTATCCAATTATGTAA